The following is a genomic window from Sphingomonas sinipercae.
CGGCGCAAAGTTAAGCAACTGGCCGCCAAGATCGTCGACCTGCGTCCCAGACCGGTAGTTGGCCGAGAGGCGCGCGCCCAGGCCATTGTTGAAGTAGCCGGCCTGCCCCTCAACCTGGTGGCGCGGCCGGCCGCCGGACTGGCCGGCCGCATCGCCATTGAGGAAATCGAGCTTCGGGAGGCCGGGGCGGATCGTCGCCCGGTCGACCAGCGCGATCGTGTCCGTCAGCGAAAATTGCAGTCGGCCGCCGTTACGGCCGCCGCCACCGCCGAAGCGGCCGCCGCCAAAGCCCCTGCCGCCGCGCCGTTCGCCGGCACCTTGCCCGTCGCTGCCTGCGCCTGGCGGTGCGTCGCCCGCTGTTGGAGCGCCCCCGCCAGCCGCCGCACGGCGTGATCGGAACGCCTCGATCTGCGCCGGCGATGGCGCCGCCGATTTCAAAGGCTTGGTGAAGTCGAAGCCGATCCGGACAGTGTCGGTTCGGACGCTGTCGTAATTCACGGGCCGCAGGTCGGCGCTGAGCAGCGTACCGTCCAGACCGCGTTCGAACCGTTCAGGGAAGGCCGCTTCCACCGCCGCGCTCGGTCCCGGGAAGCTCGAAACCGCATCGGTGATGCTGGTCCGCACATATTCCGCGCGCAGGCGAAGATCGGTGTCGGCGATCGGCTGCCAGTTGGCGCCGATCTTCACGACATTGCGGCGGTCCGCGAGCAGGTCGGGATTGCCGCCGCTGACAACCGTCGCAAGCACCGTCTCGCCGCGGGTGAAGTCGAAAACCCGCGATCCCGCAGTCGTGAGCATAGGGTTACCCAGCTGGGTCACGCTCGGCGCGCCGTCTTCGCGGGTCCAGCTGCCGATGAAATTCAGCCGCACCACCGGCGACCAGTTCACGCCCGCACCGACGGTCGTCAGCGTGCCGAAGTCGGATAGCTGCTCGACTTCGCCATTGGCGTTGAGCGTCAGATTGCCGAGCGCCGAGAAATCGCTGTTGCGCCGCGACAATGGCAAATCGACGCTCGCCGACGCGGCGCCGCGCGTCCGGCCCAGCGAAAGCGGCTTGCCGTCCTCGTCTTCGTCGCTTCGCCGGCTGTTTAGGTCGAGCGTGCTGGCCGCCAACTTCAACGTGGTTCCTGCGCGTCCGGCAGGCAGTTCGAACAGCTTTCCGTTGGCAGTGATGTCCGCCTCCGCCGACAGGGTTGTCGAGCGTGAGCGGTTCTCCAACGCGCCGCTCGGCCGGTCGCTTTGAGTCGAATTGCGCGTGTAATCGGCGTTCGCGGTCGACGAAAATTGCCAGTCGGACTTGCGCCAGTTGAGCGCCAGGCCAGCATGGGCGCTGTCCGTGCTGGAGTCGCGCCGGAGCGTCGTCAGCCCGGCATCGTCGAGGCCGAGCAGCGCCTTGCCGTCATTATGTTCGACCTCCGCATTCACCGTCGCGCCGACGTCGCCGAGCACGGTGCGATTGTGGGTAACGCTCGCGCGCACATTGCGCTTGGAGCCGAGCAGCGAGCGCGCCGCGCGGTCGTCGACCGCGTCCGGCTCCTTAAGCGCCACATCGCGCTCATCCTCCGTCAGCAGGCCGTTGCCCTGGGCGCGAAGGTTGACCGAAGTCCTCCCGCTCCGCGAGATCATCAAGCGGGTCGCGTCGGCAGTGCCGCCGACATATCCCCCGCCGGTCGGCACTTGCACCGTCGCCAGCGCGCTGGTCGAGCGGAAGCGTTCGCGAAGCACGAAATTCACGACGCGCTGGTCGGCACGATAGCCGTAGCGAAGCGCAACCTCCTCCGGCAGGATATCGACCCGCTCGATCGCTTCGGTCGGAATGTCGCGAAGCTCGCGGAAGCTGGAGATGCGCTGGCCGTTGAGCAGCAGGATCGGCCGCTCGCCGCCGCGCCCGCGCGCGCTTCCAATCTGCGGCGCGATCGCTTCCAGAAGCTCGTTGATGTCGGTCGCGCCGGTGGCCCGGATATCGCGCGCGTTCAACGTATCTTCCGGCGGAATGTCGCCGATCACATTGCCGCGCCGCTGCCCGGTGACGACGATGACGTCGGCTTCCCCTTCCGCGTCGAGATCGTCGGCGGTGGGCGCGTCGGGTTCCTCAGTTGCCGGCTGGACGACGGGCTCGGGGCCCTGCGCTAC
Proteins encoded in this region:
- a CDS encoding TonB-dependent receptor plug domain-containing protein, which produces MNKSAFLAGAAAIAFVATSARAQDASAPVAQGPEPVVQPATEEPDAPTADDLDAEGEADVIVVTGQRRGNVIGDIPPEDTLNARDIRATGATDINELLEAIAPQIGSARGRGGERPILLLNGQRISSFRELRDIPTEAIERVDILPEEVALRYGYRADQRVVNFVLRERFRSTSALATVQVPTGGGYVGGTADATRLMISRSGRTSVNLRAQGNGLLTEDERDVALKEPDAVDDRAARSLLGSKRNVRASVTHNRTVLGDVGATVNAEVEHNDGKALLGLDDAGLTTLRRDSSTDSAHAGLALNWRKSDWQFSSTANADYTRNSTQSDRPSGALENRSRSTTLSAEADITANGKLFELPAGRAGTTLKLAASTLDLNSRRSDEDEDGKPLSLGRTRGAASASVDLPLSRRNSDFSALGNLTLNANGEVEQLSDFGTLTTVGAGVNWSPVVRLNFIGSWTREDGAPSVTQLGNPMLTTAGSRVFDFTRGETVLATVVSGGNPDLLADRRNVVKIGANWQPIADTDLRLRAEYVRTSITDAVSSFPGPSAAVEAAFPERFERGLDGTLLSADLRPVNYDSVRTDTVRIGFDFTKPLKSAAPSPAQIEAFRSRRAAAGGGAPTAGDAPPGAGSDGQGAGERRGGRGFGGGRFGGGGGRNGGRLQFSLTDTIALVDRATIRPGLPKLDFLNGDAAGQSGGRPRHQVEGQAGYFNNGLGARLSANYRSGTQVDDLGGQLLNFAPLATFDLRLFANLGQRFDLVSKQPWLRGSTLRFEVKNIFDSKPKVRNAAGEVPFSYQPDLLDPAGRTIGITFRKLFLPARGSRRGGGAGAD